The Pontibacillus halophilus JSM 076056 = DSM 19796 sequence ATCATCATTCTGCATAATGACCGCCTACTAGCTTGCTCCGATGCTTCGCGGTTCCGGCTTTCGTATAGGAGACAGCCCGTAAGAGTGCGTCATTGCCGAAGCGGTCCCGGATACTGTCCATTACGTAGCCAAGGTCGCGTTGCTTATCTCGTTCTGGTTCAAAGAAGCTCATTTGCATACCGACATCATCTGAGATGTTGGAGAGCGCAATCGATATTTTGCGGACGGTCCGCTGTTCGTAGAACTCATCGAATAACTGCATGCAGACATCATAAAGCTCCATTGTAATATTCGTTGGCGTATCAATGGAGCGGGAACGGTAAAATCCTCCCGCCGCTTCATCTTTGCTATAGCTTAGTCCAAGGCTAATGGTACGTCCGGCCTTTTGATGGGTTCGTGCCCGCTTGGCCACCTCTTCGCACATCTCTAGAATGACGTATTTCACTTCTTCCGGGTCGTGATAGTCGCGGAGGAGAATTTGGCTTTTGCCGAAGCTGATTTGCCCTTGCATGATTGGTGCACCGAGTTCAGACAAATCCACCCCGTTCGCGTGATAATACAGCTGATTTCCCATGACGCCGAACGTCTTCTCGAGCTGCTTTAGTGGGTAACGAGCAAGCTGCCCGATTGTCGTAATGCCCATACGGTTAAGCCGCTTCTCTAACTGAGAACCAATCCCCCACATTTCACGAAGCGGGGTTACAGGCCAAAGTCTTGTCTTTATATCGTCATAAGTCCATTCGGCAATGCCTTCTTTCTTCGCATCCAAATCGAGACATAGCTTTGACATGAGCATGTTTGGCCCGATTCCGATGGCACATGGAAGGTGAAATGTCTCAAGCATCTCATCTTGAATCATCTTTGCTACTTCTTCTGCACTCCCCCATAACCGTTCTGTTCCAGTTACATCGAGAAAGCTTTCATCGACACTGTACGTATGAATGGCCTCCTTCGGCACGTAGCGATGAAACAACCGGGTAATCTCGCTTGAGATTTCAAGGTATAGCCTCATTTGGGCTGGTACGATATGAATACGCGGGTCATCAGGAATCTCGAACAACCGGTTTCCTGTCTTGATCCCAAAGTCTTTCTTAAGCGCCGGGCTCGCTGCCAATACGACACTTCCTGAACGATTCAAGTCTGCCACGACTGCCAAATGCGTCGTCAGCGGGTCAAGCCCTCTCGTAATCGCTGCGCAGCTAGCGTAAAAACTCTTCATATCAATACACAGGATTTTGCGGTCTGGAAACGATGAATAATCAATAACGGGGTTGTGATTCTTAGCGCTCATTCCCCTCTCCTCCTTTTGAACTACCGAAAGTGGTTACTTCTTATTATGCGAACTTTTGTTCGGT is a genomic window containing:
- a CDS encoding DNA polymerase thumb domain-containing protein; translation: MSAKNHNPVIDYSSFPDRKILCIDMKSFYASCAAITRGLDPLTTHLAVVADLNRSGSVVLAASPALKKDFGIKTGNRLFEIPDDPRIHIVPAQMRLYLEISSEITRLFHRYVPKEAIHTYSVDESFLDVTGTERLWGSAEEVAKMIQDEMLETFHLPCAIGIGPNMLMSKLCLDLDAKKEGIAEWTYDDIKTRLWPVTPLREMWGIGSQLEKRLNRMGITTIGQLARYPLKQLEKTFGVMGNQLYYHANGVDLSELGAPIMQGQISFGKSQILLRDYHDPEEVKYVILEMCEEVAKRARTHQKAGRTISLGLSYSKDEAAGGFYRSRSIDTPTNITMELYDVCMQLFDEFYEQRTVRKISIALSNISDDVGMQMSFFEPERDKQRDLGYVMDSIRDRFGNDALLRAVSYTKAGTAKHRSKLVGGHYAE